In a single window of the Streptococcus ilei genome:
- the gap gene encoding type I glyceraldehyde-3-phosphate dehydrogenase: MVVKVGINGFGRIGRLAFRRIQNVEGVEVTRINDLTDPVMLAHLLKYDTTQGRFDGTVEVKEGGFEVNGKFVKVSAERDPEQIDWANDGVEIVLEATGFFAKKEAAEKHLHPGGAKKVVITAPGGNDVKTVVFNTNHDILDGTETVISGASCTTNCLAPMAKALQDNFGVVEGLMTTIHAYTGDQMILDGPHRGGDLRRARAGAANIVPNSTGAAKAIGLVIPELNGKLDGSAQRVPTPTGSVTELVAVLEKNVTVDEVNAAMKAAANESYGYTEDPIVSSDIVGMAYGSLFDATQTKVLDVDGKQLVKVVSWYDNEMSYTAQLVRTLEYFAKIAK, encoded by the coding sequence ATGGTAGTTAAAGTTGGTATTAACGGTTTCGGTCGTATCGGTCGTCTTGCTTTCCGTCGTATCCAAAACGTAGAAGGTGTTGAAGTTACTCGCATCAACGACCTTACAGATCCAGTTATGCTTGCACACTTGTTGAAATATGACACAACTCAAGGTCGTTTCGACGGTACTGTGGAAGTTAAAGAAGGTGGATTCGAAGTTAACGGTAAATTCGTTAAAGTTTCTGCTGAACGTGATCCAGAACAAATCGACTGGGCTAACGACGGTGTAGAAATCGTTCTTGAAGCAACTGGTTTCTTTGCTAAGAAAGAAGCTGCTGAAAAACACTTGCACCCAGGTGGAGCTAAGAAAGTTGTTATCACTGCTCCTGGTGGAAACGACGTTAAAACAGTTGTATTTAACACTAACCACGACATTCTTGATGGTACTGAAACAGTTATCTCAGGTGCTTCATGTACTACAAACTGCTTGGCTCCAATGGCTAAAGCTCTTCAAGATAACTTTGGTGTTGTAGAAGGATTGATGACTACTATCCACGCTTACACTGGTGACCAAATGATCCTTGACGGACCACACCGTGGTGGTGACCTTCGTCGTGCTCGCGCTGGTGCAGCTAACATCGTTCCTAACTCAACTGGTGCTGCTAAAGCTATCGGTTTGGTAATCCCAGAATTGAACGGTAAATTGGACGGATCTGCACAACGCGTTCCAACTCCAACTGGATCAGTTACTGAATTGGTTGCAGTTCTTGAAAAGAACGTTACTGTTGATGAAGTGAACGCAGCTATGAAAGCAGCAGCTAACGAATCATACGGTTACACAGAAGATCCAATCGTATCTTCAGATATCGTAGGTATGGCTTACGGTTCATTGTTTGACGCAACTCAAACTAAAGTTCTTGACGTTGATGGTAAACAATT
- the rpsG gene encoding 30S ribosomal protein S7, with the protein MSRKNRAPKRDVLPDPLYNSQLVTRLINRVMLDGKRGTAASIVYGAFEQIKEATGNDALEVFETAMENIMPVLEVRARRVGGSNYQVPVEVRPERRTTLGLRWLVTIARQRGEHTMVDRLAKEILDAANNTGAAVKKREDTHRMAEANRAFAHFRW; encoded by the coding sequence ATGAGTCGTAAAAATAGAGCTCCAAAACGTGACGTATTGCCAGATCCGCTTTACAATTCACAACTAGTTACTCGTCTTATCAACCGCGTTATGCTTGATGGTAAACGTGGTACAGCAGCTTCAATCGTTTACGGTGCTTTTGAGCAAATCAAAGAAGCTACTGGAAATGACGCACTTGAAGTATTTGAAACAGCTATGGAAAACATCATGCCTGTACTTGAAGTACGTGCACGTCGTGTTGGTGGATCAAACTACCAAGTCCCAGTTGAAGTTCGTCCAGAACGTCGTACAACACTTGGACTTCGTTGGTTGGTAACAATCGCTCGTCAACGTGGTGAGCACACAATGGTTGACCGCCTTGCTAAAGAAATCTTGGATGCTGCAAACAACACTGGTGCAGCTGTTAAGAAACGTGAAGACACTCACCGTATGGCTGAAGCTAACCGTGCCTTCGCACACTTCCGCTGGTAA
- the rsgA gene encoding ribosome small subunit-dependent GTPase A, translated as MQGTIVKALAGFYYVECEGEIYQTRARGNFRKKGQTPYVGDKVEFSAEENSEGYILKIFPRKNSLVRPPIVNIDQAVVIMSAKEPDFNVNLLDRFLVLLEQKVIHPIVYISKMDLLEDPAVMLPFQEVYRQMGYDFVTDKEELLPLLKDQVTVFMGQTGVGKSTLLNTLAPELELETGEISDSLGRGRHTTRAVSFYDLNGGKIADTPGFSSLDYEVDNAEDLNHAFPDIAKVSQDCKFRTCTHTHEPSCAVKPAVEEGIIASFRFENYLQFLSEIENRRETYKKVSKKLPK; from the coding sequence TTGCAAGGAACGATTGTTAAAGCCTTGGCCGGTTTTTATTATGTGGAGTGCGAAGGGGAAATTTACCAAACACGCGCCAGAGGAAATTTCCGGAAAAAAGGACAAACTCCCTATGTTGGAGATAAAGTAGAATTTTCAGCTGAAGAAAATTCGGAAGGCTATATTTTAAAAATATTCCCTCGAAAGAATAGCTTAGTCCGTCCACCGATTGTTAATATTGATCAGGCTGTCGTTATCATGTCCGCCAAAGAGCCCGATTTTAATGTTAATTTATTGGATCGCTTTTTGGTCCTCTTGGAGCAAAAAGTCATTCATCCAATCGTCTATATTTCAAAAATGGACTTACTAGAAGATCCGGCTGTCATGCTTCCTTTTCAAGAAGTCTATCGCCAAATGGGGTATGACTTTGTCACTGATAAGGAAGAGCTCTTGCCTCTCTTGAAGGATCAGGTGACGGTCTTTATGGGCCAAACAGGAGTGGGGAAATCAACCCTCTTGAATACCTTGGCTCCAGAGTTGGAACTAGAGACAGGAGAGATCTCCGACAGCCTTGGACGAGGTCGCCATACGACGCGAGCCGTCAGCTTTTATGATCTCAATGGTGGCAAGATTGCGGATACCCCTGGCTTCTCCTCTTTAGATTATGAAGTCGACAATGCAGAAGATCTGAATCATGCTTTTCCAGACATCGCCAAGGTAAGCCAGGATTGCAAGTTCCGTACTTGTACCCATACACATGAACCATCTTGTGCCGTCAAACCTGCTGTCGAGGAAGGGATCATTGCTTCCTTCCGCTTTGAGAATTACTTACAGTTCTTGAGTGAGATCGAAAATAGACGAGAAACCTATAAAAAAGTATCGAAAAAATTACCCAAATAA
- the fusA gene encoding elongation factor G encodes MAREFSLEKTRNIGIMAHVDAGKTTTTERILYYTGKIHKIGETHEGASQMDWMEQEQERGITITSAATTAQWKDTRVNIIDTPGHVDFTIEVQRSLRVLDGAVTVLDSQSGVEPQTETVWRQATEYRVPRIVFANKMDKIGADFLYSVSTLHDRLQANAHPIQLPIGSEDDFRGIIDLIKMKAEIYTNDLGTDILEEDIPAEYLEQAQEYREKLVEAVAETDEDLMMKYLEGEEITNEELKAGIRKATINVEFFPVLCGSAFKNKGVQLMLDAVLDYLPSPLDIPAIKGVNPDTDEVEERPASDDEPFAALAFKIMTDPFVGRLTFFRVYSGVLNSGSYVLNTSKGKRERIGRILQMHANTRMEIETVYSGDIAAAVGLKDTTTGDSLTDEKAKVILESIEVPEPVIQLMVEPKSKADQDKMGIALQKLAEEDPTFRVETNPETGETVISGMGELHLDVLVDRMKREFKVEANVGAPQVSYRETFRASTQARGFFKRQSGGKGQFGDVWIEFTPNEEGKGFEFENAIVGGVVPREFIPAVEKGLQESMANGVLAGYPMVDVKAKLYDGSYHDVDSSETAFKIAASLALKEAAKSAQPAILEPMMLVTITVPEENLGDVMGHVTARRGRVDGMEAHGASQIVRAYVPLAEMFGYATVLRSATQGRGTFMMVFDHYEDVPKSVQEEIIKKAKGEA; translated from the coding sequence ATGGCACGCGAATTTTCACTTGAAAAAACTCGTAATATCGGTATCATGGCCCACGTCGATGCTGGTAAGACAACTACAACTGAGCGTATCCTTTACTACACTGGTAAGATTCACAAAATTGGTGAAACTCACGAAGGTGCGTCACAAATGGACTGGATGGAGCAAGAGCAAGAACGTGGTATCACTATCACTTCTGCAGCTACAACAGCTCAATGGAAAGATACTCGTGTAAACATCATCGACACACCAGGACACGTGGACTTCACGATCGAAGTTCAACGTTCACTCCGCGTTTTGGACGGTGCTGTAACCGTTCTTGACTCACAATCAGGTGTTGAGCCTCAAACAGAAACTGTTTGGCGCCAAGCAACTGAATACAGAGTTCCTCGTATCGTATTTGCGAACAAGATGGATAAAATCGGTGCTGACTTCCTTTACTCAGTAAGCACTCTTCATGACCGTCTTCAAGCAAATGCTCACCCAATCCAATTGCCAATCGGTTCAGAAGATGACTTCCGTGGAATCATCGACTTGATCAAGATGAAAGCTGAAATCTACACCAACGACCTTGGTACAGATATTCTTGAAGAAGATATCCCAGCTGAATACCTTGAACAAGCTCAAGAATACCGTGAAAAATTGGTCGAAGCAGTTGCTGAAACTGACGAAGATTTGATGATGAAATACCTTGAAGGTGAAGAAATCACTAACGAAGAATTGAAAGCTGGTATCCGTAAAGCGACTATCAATGTTGAATTCTTCCCAGTATTGTGTGGTTCTGCCTTCAAGAACAAAGGGGTTCAATTGATGTTGGATGCGGTCCTTGACTACCTTCCAAGCCCACTTGATATCCCTGCAATCAAGGGTGTAAACCCAGATACAGATGAAGTAGAAGAACGTCCAGCATCTGATGACGAGCCATTTGCAGCTCTTGCCTTCAAGATCATGACTGACCCATTTGTAGGTCGTTTGACATTCTTCCGTGTTTATTCAGGTGTCTTGAACTCTGGTTCATACGTATTGAACACTTCTAAAGGTAAACGTGAACGTATCGGACGTATCCTTCAAATGCACGCCAACACTCGTATGGAAATCGAAACAGTTTACTCTGGAGATATCGCAGCTGCTGTTGGTTTGAAAGATACAACAACTGGTGACTCATTGACAGATGAAAAAGCAAAAGTTATCCTTGAGTCAATCGAAGTTCCAGAACCAGTTATCCAATTGATGGTTGAGCCTAAATCTAAAGCAGACCAAGACAAGATGGGTATTGCCCTTCAAAAATTGGCTGAAGAAGATCCAACATTCCGCGTTGAAACAAACCCTGAAACTGGTGAAACAGTTATCTCTGGTATGGGTGAGTTGCACTTGGATGTCCTTGTTGACCGTATGAAACGTGAATTCAAGGTTGAAGCAAACGTTGGTGCTCCTCAAGTATCTTACCGTGAAACATTCCGCGCTTCTACACAAGCACGTGGATTCTTCAAACGTCAATCTGGTGGTAAAGGTCAGTTTGGTGATGTATGGATCGAATTTACTCCAAACGAAGAAGGAAAAGGATTCGAGTTCGAAAATGCAATCGTCGGTGGTGTGGTTCCACGTGAATTCATCCCTGCAGTAGAAAAAGGACTTCAAGAATCTATGGCGAACGGTGTTCTTGCTGGCTACCCAATGGTTGACGTGAAAGCGAAGCTTTACGATGGTTCATACCACGATGTCGACTCATCTGAAACTGCCTTCAAGATCGCTGCATCTCTTGCTCTTAAAGAAGCAGCTAAATCAGCACAACCAGCTATCCTTGAACCAATGATGCTTGTAACCATCACAGTTCCTGAAGAAAACCTTGGGGATGTTATGGGTCACGTAACTGCTCGTCGTGGACGTGTAGACGGTATGGAAGCACACGGTGCAAGCCAAATCGTTCGTGCTTATGTACCACTTGCTGAAATGTTCGGTTACGCTACTGTCCTTCGTTCTGCAACTCAAGGACGTGGTACCTTCATGATGGTATTTGACCACTACGAAGATGTACCGAAATCAGTACAAGAAGAAATCATTAAAAAAGCTAAAGGTGAAGCATAA
- a CDS encoding DNA recombination protein RmuC, with product MELILFVLGVGNLVLLFLLYQQRTADNKRIRDLLEDQEDHLSDQLDYRFERERQAQQITGQQIEMAISDRLMELRTEMHQQTTALRAELAENFTKNRDKTDERMQQIQASNDLRLEQMRQTVEEKLEKTLHSRLQTSFETVSKQLESVNKGLGEMQTVARDVGSLNKVLSNTKTRGIMGELQLGQIIEDILTPAQYEREFVTVPHSSERVEYAIKMPGQVRGEYVYLPIDSKFPLEGYYRLEEAYESGEKEEIERCRKLLQTSIKQFAKDIHQKYLYPPATTNFGILFLPTEGLYSEVVRDPAFFDRLRREEQIVVAGPSTLSALLNSLSVGFKTLNIQRSADDISKVLASVKTEFQKFGGVLEKTQRQLKHASGNIDELLNRRTNAIERTLRSIETSENLDMASLLNLEDGEDDGQN from the coding sequence ATGGAATTAATCCTTTTTGTATTAGGAGTGGGAAATCTTGTCTTGCTCTTCTTGCTGTACCAACAACGGACAGCTGATAACAAACGGATCCGTGACTTACTAGAAGACCAAGAAGATCATCTTTCGGATCAGCTGGATTACCGATTTGAGAGAGAGCGACAAGCTCAGCAAATCACTGGTCAGCAGATAGAGATGGCGATCAGTGACCGTCTAATGGAATTACGGACAGAAATGCATCAGCAAACGACTGCTTTACGAGCAGAACTTGCTGAGAATTTTACTAAAAACCGAGACAAAACGGACGAACGGATGCAACAGATTCAAGCCTCCAATGATTTGCGGTTGGAGCAGATGCGTCAAACGGTCGAAGAAAAGTTGGAAAAAACCTTGCATAGTCGTCTCCAAACCTCTTTTGAGACTGTCTCCAAACAATTGGAGTCGGTTAATAAAGGCCTTGGGGAAATGCAGACGGTCGCTAGAGATGTGGGGAGTCTCAATAAGGTCCTCTCTAATACCAAAACCCGTGGGATTATGGGAGAACTTCAACTGGGCCAGATCATTGAAGATATCCTAACTCCCGCTCAATACGAGAGAGAGTTTGTAACAGTTCCTCATTCCAGCGAACGCGTCGAGTATGCAATCAAGATGCCTGGTCAGGTAAGAGGGGAATACGTCTATCTGCCAATCGACTCTAAGTTTCCTCTGGAGGGTTATTACCGACTGGAAGAAGCCTATGAAAGTGGAGAGAAAGAGGAGATTGAACGGTGTCGCAAGCTCCTTCAGACTAGTATTAAACAATTTGCCAAGGACATTCATCAAAAATACCTATATCCGCCTGCCACTACTAATTTTGGGATTCTCTTTTTACCGACGGAAGGCCTCTATTCAGAAGTGGTCCGCGACCCAGCCTTCTTTGATCGCCTCCGAAGAGAGGAGCAGATCGTTGTCGCGGGGCCAAGTACTCTTTCAGCCTTGTTAAATTCCCTATCGGTCGGATTTAAGACTCTGAATATTCAACGAAGTGCAGATGATATTAGCAAGGTCCTTGCTTCAGTCAAGACAGAGTTCCAAAAATTTGGAGGCGTTTTAGAAAAGACCCAACGGCAGTTGAAACATGCTTCTGGAAATATTGATGAACTCTTAAATCGAAGAACAAATGCTATCGAGCGTACACTTCGAAGTATAGAAACGTCAGAGAATCTAGATATGGCAAGCCTATTGAATTTAGAAGATGGAGAAGATGATGGTCAAAATTAA
- the rpsL gene encoding 30S ribosomal protein S12 — protein MPTINQLVRKPRKSKVEKSKSPALNVGYNSHKKVQTNVSSPQKRGVATRVGTMTPKKPNSALRKFARVRLSNLIEVTAYIPGIGHNLQEHSVVLLRGGRVKDLPGVRYHIVRGALDTAGVNDRKQGRSKYGTKRPKKA, from the coding sequence ATGCCTACAATTAACCAATTGGTTCGCAAACCGCGTAAATCAAAAGTAGAAAAATCTAAATCACCAGCTTTGAACGTTGGTTACAACAGTCATAAAAAAGTTCAAACAAACGTTTCTTCACCACAAAAACGTGGTGTAGCAACTCGTGTTGGAACTATGACACCTAAAAAACCTAACTCTGCCCTTCGTAAATTTGCTCGTGTACGTTTGAGCAACTTGATCGAAGTTACTGCCTACATCCCAGGTATCGGACACAACTTGCAAGAGCACAGCGTGGTGCTTCTTCGTGGTGGACGTGTAAAAGACCTTCCAGGGGTACGTTACCATATCGTCCGTGGTGCACTTGATACTGCAGGTGTTAACGATCGTAAACAAGGCCGTTCTAAATACGGTACTAAACGTCCGAAAAAAGCATAA
- a CDS encoding 3'-5' exoribonuclease YhaM family protein — translation MVKINQMKKDELFEGFYLIKSADVRQTRAGKNYLAFVFQDETGTIEGKLWDAQPHNVEQFQAGRVVHMSGRREVYNNTPQVNQLTLRLPQSGEPSNPADFKEKPPVNPVDLKDYLSGMIFKIENPVWQRVVRALYNKYDKEFYSYPAAKTNHHAFETGLAYHTATMVRLAESISQVYPQLNQSLLYAGIMLHDLAKVLELSGPENTEYTVRGNLIGHIALIDEEITKVLQELKIDDQKEDVIVLRHVILSHHGQLEYGSPVRPKIMEAEIIHMIDNLDAEMMMMTSALALVGPGEMTNKIFALDNRSFYKPNL, via the coding sequence ATGGTCAAAATTAATCAAATGAAAAAAGACGAATTGTTTGAAGGCTTCTACCTCATTAAGTCAGCAGATGTTCGTCAGACACGGGCTGGAAAGAACTATCTTGCCTTTGTCTTTCAAGATGAGACAGGCACGATTGAAGGAAAATTGTGGGATGCTCAGCCGCATAATGTGGAGCAGTTCCAAGCTGGTCGCGTAGTTCATATGAGCGGACGCCGAGAGGTCTACAACAATACGCCCCAGGTCAATCAATTGACCTTGCGTTTGCCTCAAAGCGGGGAACCGTCTAATCCAGCAGACTTTAAAGAAAAACCTCCGGTGAATCCAGTTGATTTGAAAGATTACCTGTCGGGGATGATTTTCAAGATAGAAAATCCAGTTTGGCAACGTGTGGTGAGGGCGCTCTACAACAAGTACGACAAGGAGTTTTACTCGTATCCTGCGGCCAAAACCAATCACCATGCATTTGAGACTGGCTTGGCCTATCATACAGCAACCATGGTTCGATTGGCCGAGAGCATCTCTCAGGTTTACCCTCAATTAAATCAAAGTCTCCTCTATGCAGGGATCATGCTCCATGATCTTGCCAAGGTATTGGAGCTCTCAGGTCCCGAGAATACGGAATATACGGTCAGAGGGAATCTCATCGGACACATTGCTCTGATTGATGAAGAAATTACCAAGGTCTTGCAAGAGCTGAAGATTGATGATCAAAAAGAAGATGTGATTGTGTTACGACATGTCATTTTAAGTCACCATGGTCAATTAGAGTATGGTAGTCCAGTTCGTCCGAAAATTATGGAAGCGGAGATCATTCATATGATTGATAATCTAGATGCCGAAATGATGATGATGACCTCAGCCTTGGCTTTAGTGGGACCTGGTGAAATGACCAATAAGATTTTTGCCTTGGATAACCGCTCCTTCTATAAGCCAAATTTATAA
- the rpe gene encoding ribulose-phosphate 3-epimerase, with the protein MKTNKLAPSILSADYANFESELKKLEASGAEYAHIDVMDGHFVPNISFGAGVVASMRPHSKLVFDCHLMVTNPEQHIEEFARAGADIISIHVETTPHIHGALQKIRLAGVKPSVVINPGTPVESIQHILNLVDQVLVMTVNPGFGGQAFLPETMDKIRQLVQLREEKGLDFDIEVDGGIDDKTIHAAKEAGANVFVAGSYVFNGDVNERVQTLRAAIQD; encoded by the coding sequence ATGAAAACAAACAAATTAGCCCCATCTATTTTGAGTGCGGATTATGCAAATTTTGAAAGTGAATTGAAGAAATTGGAAGCATCTGGTGCGGAGTACGCTCACATCGATGTGATGGACGGCCACTTTGTACCGAATATCAGCTTTGGTGCGGGTGTAGTTGCTAGTATGCGTCCTCACAGTAAGCTAGTTTTTGACTGTCACTTGATGGTGACCAATCCTGAGCAACATATCGAAGAGTTTGCGCGTGCCGGGGCAGATATCATTAGCATTCACGTAGAAACGACTCCACACATCCATGGGGCCCTTCAAAAAATTCGTTTGGCAGGGGTAAAACCAAGTGTGGTCATCAATCCAGGAACCCCTGTTGAAAGTATCCAACACATTTTGAACTTGGTGGATCAAGTACTTGTCATGACTGTCAATCCAGGATTTGGTGGGCAAGCCTTCCTGCCAGAAACCATGGATAAGATTCGTCAATTGGTTCAATTGCGTGAAGAGAAAGGCTTGGATTTCGATATTGAAGTGGATGGGGGAATTGACGACAAGACGATTCACGCTGCGAAAGAAGCAGGGGCAAACGTCTTTGTAGCAGGTTCCTATGTATTTAATGGAGATGTGAATGAACGAGTTCAAACCCTTCGAGCAGCCATCCAAGACTAA
- a CDS encoding thiamine diphosphokinase encodes MNEFKPFEQPSKTKVAIVAGGQVETIPLDLDVYVGVDAGCLFLLEQGLELSLAVGDFDSVEPEEFQRIQSAAHELRTSVAEKNDTDLELAIKEVVERWPQAEILIFGAFGGRMDHHLASVFLPTDPEIAPLMSQLCLMDRQNYLCYRPAGRHTIQPLAGYTYVAFMPVEGASIQIEGAKYPLNSTNYFKKAIYGSNEFSNQPITLSVDRGYAVIIYSKDGK; translated from the coding sequence ATGAACGAGTTCAAACCCTTCGAGCAGCCATCCAAGACTAAGGTTGCGATTGTAGCTGGAGGCCAAGTGGAAACCATTCCGTTAGACTTGGATGTTTATGTCGGAGTGGATGCAGGTTGCCTTTTCCTATTAGAGCAAGGGCTGGAACTATCTTTAGCAGTTGGAGATTTTGACTCTGTTGAGCCAGAAGAATTCCAGAGGATTCAATCTGCGGCTCACGAATTACGGACTTCGGTAGCAGAAAAAAATGATACTGACCTGGAATTGGCGATTAAGGAAGTAGTAGAACGTTGGCCTCAAGCGGAAATTCTAATCTTTGGAGCCTTTGGTGGTCGCATGGATCACCACTTGGCCAGCGTTTTTTTGCCCACTGATCCAGAGATTGCTCCCCTTATGTCGCAACTTTGCTTGATGGACCGACAAAATTATCTCTGCTATCGTCCAGCAGGTCGCCACACCATTCAGCCCCTAGCAGGCTATACGTATGTAGCTTTCATGCCGGTTGAGGGAGCTTCCATCCAGATTGAAGGAGCCAAGTATCCCTTAAATTCGACCAATTATTTTAAAAAAGCTATTTATGGTTCCAACGAGTTTAGCAATCAGCCGATCACCTTAAGCGTTGATCGAGGCTATGCTGTTATCATTTATAGCAAGGATGGGAAATAA
- the purR gene encoding pur operon repressor, producing MKLRRSERMVVISNYLINHPYELTSLNTFAEKYESAKSSISEDIVIIKRAFEEMEIGHIETLTGAGGGVIFTPSISDADSREIVQNLCNQLSESNRILPGGYIYLSDLLSNPKILNNIGRIIAKAFRDQKIDAVMTVATKGVPLANAVANVLNVPFVIVRRDLKITEGSTVSVNYVSGSSGDRIEKMFLSKRSLKAGSRVLIVDDFLKGGGTISGMVSLLAEFESELAGVAIFADNASARSKDLFDHKSLLRVTNIDVVENKIDVEIGNIFDKD from the coding sequence ATGAAGCTAAGAAGAAGTGAGCGGATGGTTGTGATCTCGAACTACTTGATTAATCATCCCTACGAATTGACAAGTTTAAATACATTTGCGGAGAAATATGAATCTGCCAAATCCTCTATTTCTGAGGACATTGTTATTATTAAACGGGCCTTTGAAGAAATGGAAATTGGACACATTGAAACTCTCACTGGGGCAGGTGGAGGGGTCATCTTTACACCATCGATTTCGGATGCAGATTCAAGAGAAATTGTCCAAAACTTGTGCAATCAATTGTCAGAAAGCAATCGGATTTTACCAGGTGGTTATATCTACCTTTCAGACCTATTGAGCAATCCAAAAATCCTAAATAATATTGGGCGCATTATTGCCAAGGCTTTTCGAGATCAAAAAATCGATGCTGTTATGACGGTGGCAACCAAGGGAGTTCCATTAGCAAACGCGGTAGCCAATGTCTTAAATGTTCCCTTTGTCATTGTGCGACGAGATCTAAAAATTACAGAAGGATCAACGGTCAGTGTGAACTATGTATCAGGTTCCAGTGGCGATCGGATTGAGAAAATGTTTTTGTCCAAACGCAGTTTGAAAGCGGGCAGCCGTGTCTTGATTGTCGATGACTTCCTTAAAGGGGGGGGGACTATCAGTGGGATGGTTAGCCTCTTAGCTGAGTTTGAATCAGAGTTAGCAGGAGTCGCTATTTTTGCGGACAATGCTTCGGCTAGAAGTAAAGATTTATTTGATCACAAGTCACTTCTACGTGTAACCAACATTGATGTAGTAGAAAATAAAATTGATGTAGAAATCGGAAATATTTTCGATAAGGATTAA